A genome region from Mycolicibacterium litorale includes the following:
- a CDS encoding TetR/AcrR family transcriptional regulator, whose protein sequence is MLEEGYAAATSRRVAARAGVKPALVHYYFPSMDELYVAVLRAGAEQNLARQQEALGGSGPLHEMWRLNSATGAQLWMEFMALANHREALRVEIAAYADRFRALEEAAMADALRAHGVDTAEFPPVVMSMIVASLARIVALEQGLGISRGHIEVEQFVERYLTRFEPAPDRD, encoded by the coding sequence ATGCTCGAGGAGGGTTACGCCGCGGCGACGTCGCGGCGGGTGGCGGCGCGGGCCGGGGTCAAACCCGCGCTGGTGCACTACTACTTCCCGAGCATGGACGAGCTGTACGTGGCCGTGCTGCGCGCCGGCGCCGAACAGAACCTGGCCCGTCAGCAGGAGGCGCTGGGCGGGTCCGGACCGCTGCACGAGATGTGGCGGCTGAACTCCGCGACGGGCGCGCAGCTGTGGATGGAGTTCATGGCGCTCGCCAACCACCGCGAGGCGCTGCGCGTCGAGATCGCCGCATACGCGGACCGGTTCCGGGCGCTGGAAGAGGCCGCCATGGCCGATGCGCTGCGCGCGCACGGGGTGGACACCGCGGAATTCCCGCCGGTGGTGATGTCGATGATCGTGGCCAGCCTGGCCCGCATCGTCGCGCTGGAGCAGGGACTCGGGATCAGCAGGGGCCACATCGAGGTCGAGCAGTTCGTCGAGCGGTACCTGACCCGCTTCGAACCTGCGCCGGATCGGGACTGA
- a CDS encoding STAS domain-containing protein yields MTITPLHGHSRPHARATHSDRLSVSTRSWGPRSARHICIAVRGEVDTVNAKDFAVAVCEAADGHAVVEVDLQALGFLAVDGIAALHAINAQLLRHDVAWSVTPSRAVSRLLTLCDPEGVIPRADAPAEPSAAEPA; encoded by the coding sequence GTGACCATCACCCCGCTGCACGGTCACTCCCGCCCGCACGCCCGCGCCACCCACTCCGACCGGCTCTCCGTCTCGACCCGGTCGTGGGGACCCCGTTCCGCCAGGCACATCTGCATCGCCGTGCGCGGTGAGGTGGACACCGTCAACGCCAAGGACTTCGCGGTCGCGGTGTGCGAGGCCGCCGACGGGCACGCGGTCGTCGAGGTCGACCTGCAGGCGCTGGGTTTCCTGGCGGTCGACGGCATCGCGGCCTTGCATGCGATCAACGCCCAGCTCCTGCGCCATGACGTCGCGTGGAGTGTGACCCCCAGCCGGGCGGTGTCGCGGCTGCTCACGCTGTGCGATCCGGAGGGCGTGATCCCGCGCGCGGACGCCCCGGCGGAACCGTCGGCGGCCGAACCCGCCTGA